Part of the Vallitalea okinawensis genome, TTGTAGTAATTTTCTATCATCGTATTAGATACAGTAAAAAGCATATCACTAGCAATCTTTATATCTATCCCTTCACGAAGTTCACCTCTAGCATTAGCTTGATTTAACATGATGGTATAAATATTATCACTTTTTGATTTATGTTTGCTATAGACCTCCTTCTTTAACTCTGTATCCATTAACAAAAATTCCGAAATCGCTAAGTACTTAGGATGTTCTAATCCAAAATCAACACCTAGATAACACAGTTTTGTATATAACTCACTAAAACTATATTGATCCATTTCAACAAATATAGGCTTAAATACTTCTGCCTTCTCGGCAGCTAAGGT contains:
- a CDS encoding TetR/AcrR family transcriptional regulator: MPSQTFFNLPEEKKSKILHAAIDEFARTTYKDSSIAHIIKAAGIPRGSFYQYFEDKKDLYMYIIDTLAAEKAEVFKPIFVEMDQYSFSELYTKLCYLGVDFGLEHPKYLAISEFLLMDTELKKEVYSKHKSKSDNIYTIMLNQANARGELREGIDIKIASDMLFTVSNTMIENYYKENPKDHFQNLKEYMDGMIDILKHGLLKEK